One window from the genome of Dethiobacter alkaliphilus AHT 1 encodes:
- a CDS encoding putative toxin-antitoxin system toxin component, PIN family has product MLDTNILISGIIFSGVERKLINVCCSRGHIIVMSEYIISEANAVLKRKFPGKEFLLDVLLNKLEVEVINMPMSSTVEKARKLIRDPKDAAILASAIDGKPEIFVSGDLDFYTSEVGSVVNVISTRDALALLNE; this is encoded by the coding sequence ATGTTGGATACAAACATTCTTATCTCCGGCATCATATTTTCGGGAGTTGAGCGTAAACTGATTAATGTTTGCTGTTCAAGGGGGCATATCATAGTTATGAGCGAGTATATCATCAGCGAAGCGAATGCTGTTTTAAAGCGCAAATTCCCTGGCAAAGAATTTTTGCTCGATGTTTTACTAAATAAACTGGAAGTTGAAGTTATCAATATGCCGATGTCTTCAACGGTTGAAAAAGCCAGGAAATTGATTCGTGACCCTAAAGATGCAGCAATACTGGCATCCGCAATTGATGGAAAACCAGAAATTTTTGTAAGTGGAGATCTTGACTTCTATACTTCTGAGGTTGGTTCGGTGGTAAATGTAATTAGCACAAGAGATGCCTTGGCTCTTCTAAATGAATGA
- the tadA gene encoding tRNA adenosine(34) deaminase TadA produces the protein MTDQDFMREALKEAQLAFEKGEIPIGAVLVRDGNIIARDHNRREELDDPTAHAEILVLREAGRTLGGWRLPNTTLYVTIEPCPMCAGGLVQARVARVVYGAADIKAGAVHSLYTVTEDERLNHRLEVTGGVLAEECADIMRTFFRSRRKKGTDLFLQN, from the coding sequence GTGACAGATCAGGACTTCATGCGTGAAGCACTAAAGGAAGCACAGCTTGCCTTTGAGAAAGGCGAGATACCCATCGGTGCAGTTTTAGTCCGAGACGGCAACATCATTGCCCGTGACCATAACCGCCGCGAAGAACTGGATGATCCCACCGCCCATGCGGAGATCTTGGTATTACGGGAAGCAGGCCGTACCTTAGGAGGTTGGCGCCTACCCAATACCACCCTCTATGTCACCATAGAACCCTGCCCCATGTGTGCCGGAGGCCTGGTCCAGGCCCGCGTAGCCCGTGTCGTCTACGGAGCCGCCGACATCAAAGCCGGCGCCGTCCACTCCCTCTACACTGTCACCGAAGATGAGCGGTTAAACCACCGCCTGGAAGTAACCGGCGGAGTCCTGGCCGAAGAATGCGCAGACATAATGCGCACCTTCTTTCGCAGCCGCCGCAAAAAGGGGACGGACCTTTTTTTGCAAAACTAA
- a CDS encoding radical SAM protein — protein sequence MKLKKIKTDVHPTTAYLLLGEGCVMNCSFCPQSRTSSGGASRLGRVTWPSFTREDLKEGLKEAEGNNIKRVCLQGVRQGDKQESLLRTIKEIKNNSSLPLCISAWIKKPQEAEELFAAGADRLSIALDVVNPDAYKDIKGGSYKERLQLLLNCARRWPGKISTHIIIGVGETEEETVAIFDKLIKENVTIALFAFTPIKGTPLGSSAPPKIERYRRMQAALYLLKNKVIDYAAMNFKKGVLTGYGVPISDLREYLKGGSAFLTSGCPDCNRPFYNESPGSVLYNYPRPLTLEEEEAAVDCVLAGLEEGGNEVAGNLAFNS from the coding sequence ATGAAATTAAAAAAAATTAAGACTGATGTTCACCCTACCACTGCTTACCTGCTTTTAGGGGAGGGGTGTGTAATGAACTGCTCCTTTTGCCCGCAAAGCCGTACCAGCTCCGGAGGGGCTAGTCGTTTGGGTAGAGTAACCTGGCCTTCTTTTACCAGGGAAGACTTGAAGGAAGGCCTAAAGGAGGCAGAAGGCAACAATATAAAGAGAGTTTGCCTTCAAGGGGTTAGGCAAGGGGATAAACAGGAATCTCTTTTGAGAACTATCAAGGAGATTAAAAATAATTCATCCCTGCCTCTTTGTATCTCTGCCTGGATTAAAAAACCCCAAGAGGCAGAAGAGCTTTTTGCTGCCGGGGCCGACAGGTTAAGTATTGCCCTGGATGTGGTTAACCCTGATGCCTATAAAGATATAAAAGGAGGTTCATATAAAGAGCGCCTCCAACTTCTTCTTAACTGTGCCCGCAGGTGGCCGGGAAAAATCAGTACTCACATTATTATTGGTGTGGGCGAGACAGAGGAAGAAACAGTAGCTATTTTTGATAAACTGATAAAAGAAAATGTTACTATAGCTCTTTTTGCCTTTACCCCCATAAAGGGAACTCCTTTGGGCAGTTCTGCACCACCGAAGATAGAAAGGTATCGTCGCATGCAGGCAGCTCTCTATTTATTAAAAAATAAAGTTATTGATTATGCAGCCATGAATTTTAAGAAAGGCGTTTTAACGGGTTATGGAGTGCCCATAAGTGATTTACGAGAATATTTAAAGGGCGGCTCAGCCTTTTTGACCAGCGGTTGCCCTGATTGTAACCGCCCCTTTTACAATGAAAGCCCCGGCAGTGTTTTATATAATTATCCCCGGCCTTTAACATTAGAGGAAGAGGAAGCTGCCGTCGATTGTGTGCTTGCCGGCTTAGAGGAAGGGGGAAATGAAGTTGCAGGAAACCTGGCGTTTAATTCATGA
- a CDS encoding AbrB/MazE/SpoVT family DNA-binding domain-containing protein — protein MSKFVSPTVRGQVTIPTDVRKKLQITPKTKFKVYVEDNKVVFEPVSTIDLLLRDLENEARAKGYTREELEKEIDTVREKLMNELY, from the coding sequence ATGAGCAAATTTGTAAGCCCTACGGTACGCGGGCAAGTTACAATCCCTACAGATGTACGAAAAAAGCTTCAAATAACGCCAAAGACTAAATTTAAGGTCTATGTTGAGGACAATAAGGTTGTTTTTGAACCTGTTTCAACAATTGACTTATTGCTTCGTGATTTGGAAAATGAGGCCCGTGCAAAAGGTTATACAAGAGAGGAACTTGAAAAGGAAATTGATACAGTCAGAGAAAAGCTGATGAACGAGTTATACTAA
- the gcvPA gene encoding aminomethyl-transferring glycine dehydrogenase subunit GcvPA has translation MKGANFLSLTVEERREMLEYIGVDSVEELFNDIPKDLKLQKELDLPPALSEEEALKYLRNMAGKNKNLQDCVSFLGGGVYDHFIPSIVKHVTGRSEFYTAYTPYQAEISQGVLQAIFEYQTMICQLTGMEAANASMYDGATALAEGAVMACAATRRNKVLVSQSVNPFYRKVLEGYFSTRGLLLEEVPIKEGQTAIEKLEKAVTKDIAALVVQTPNFFGLLEAGLDKAAEILHKNKALLVTAVDPLSLPLVQAPAEYGADIVVGEGQGLGNTPSFGGPLLGFFATREKLIRRMPGRVVGETVDNEGKRGFVLTLQTREQHIRRERATSNICSNQALNALAATVYMAAMGPKGMREVSEQCLKKSAYARDKITSLAGYDLAFDGTYFKEFAVKMPKDADEINSHLLKQDILGGVDLAPYYPNLKNHMLLCVTEKRTKEEIDALTAGLEGLK, from the coding sequence ATGAAAGGTGCCAACTTTCTTTCATTAACTGTAGAAGAGCGCCGGGAGATGCTTGAATATATAGGCGTAGATTCTGTTGAAGAACTCTTTAATGATATTCCAAAAGATCTTAAGCTGCAAAAAGAACTAGACTTGCCTCCTGCTCTCTCCGAAGAGGAAGCTTTAAAATACTTAAGAAATATGGCTGGCAAAAACAAAAACCTCCAGGACTGCGTTTCTTTCCTGGGGGGAGGAGTTTATGATCATTTCATCCCCAGTATAGTAAAACATGTGACGGGGCGCAGTGAATTTTATACAGCCTATACTCCTTATCAGGCGGAAATAAGCCAAGGGGTTTTACAGGCAATTTTTGAATATCAGACAATGATTTGTCAGCTAACCGGAATGGAAGCTGCAAATGCCTCCATGTATGATGGAGCTACAGCTCTGGCTGAAGGGGCAGTAATGGCCTGTGCTGCCACCCGGAGAAACAAAGTGTTGGTTTCTCAATCTGTGAACCCCTTTTATCGTAAAGTTTTAGAGGGTTATTTCTCTACCCGGGGCCTGTTACTGGAAGAGGTGCCGATAAAAGAAGGTCAAACAGCGATTGAAAAATTAGAGAAAGCAGTAACTAAGGATATCGCTGCTTTAGTAGTGCAGACCCCTAACTTTTTTGGCTTGCTGGAAGCAGGCTTAGATAAGGCTGCAGAGATACTACACAAAAATAAAGCCCTATTAGTAACAGCGGTAGACCCTCTTTCTCTACCTCTGGTGCAAGCTCCGGCAGAGTATGGAGCGGATATAGTTGTGGGTGAAGGCCAGGGGCTAGGTAACACCCCATCCTTTGGAGGCCCTCTCCTTGGCTTCTTTGCTACCCGAGAGAAACTAATACGGCGGATGCCGGGACGTGTTGTGGGAGAAACGGTAGACAATGAAGGGAAAAGAGGCTTTGTCTTAACTCTGCAGACCAGAGAACAGCACATACGCCGGGAAAGAGCTACTTCAAACATTTGCTCAAACCAGGCCTTAAATGCCCTGGCTGCCACCGTTTATATGGCGGCTATGGGGCCCAAGGGGATGCGGGAAGTGTCGGAGCAATGCTTAAAGAAATCTGCTTACGCCAGAGACAAAATAACTTCCCTTGCCGGGTATGACTTAGCTTTTGATGGGACCTACTTTAAAGAGTTTGCAGTAAAAATGCCTAAAGACGCAGACGAGATAAACTCTCATTTATTAAAGCAAGATATATTAGGGGGAGTAGATTTAGCTCCTTACTATCCTAATTTAAAAAATCATATGCTTCTTTGTGTAACTGAAAAAAGAACTAAAGAAGAAATCGACGCATTAACGGCGGGATTGGAGGGGTTAAAGTGA
- the tnpA gene encoding IS200/IS605 family transposase: MTQEYRRTTTTVSLINYHFVFCPRYRRKVLKGDVDKRFREILQQVCDEHEIILVALEVMPDHVHLFVNTLPVLSPSAIMAKVKGITSRLLRQEFKHLNHLPSLWTRSFFCSTAGNVASETIERYIAEQKKSG; the protein is encoded by the coding sequence ATGACACAGGAATATAGAAGAACAACCACCACTGTTTCCTTAATTAACTATCATTTTGTTTTTTGTCCAAGGTATAGGCGCAAAGTTCTGAAAGGCGATGTAGACAAAAGGTTTAGGGAAATTCTTCAACAGGTATGCGATGAACACGAAATCATCCTAGTCGCTTTAGAAGTTATGCCGGACCATGTTCACTTGTTCGTAAACACACTGCCCGTTTTAAGCCCTTCAGCTATTATGGCAAAAGTGAAAGGGATAACATCGAGGTTATTGCGGCAAGAATTTAAACATTTAAACCACTTGCCTAGCCTGTGGACACGGTCATTTTTTTGTTCAACCGCAGGAAACGTTGCAAGTGAGACTATTGAGCGGTATATTGCGGAACAAAAGAAAAGTGGGTGA
- the gcvPB gene encoding aminomethyl-transferring glycine dehydrogenase subunit GcvPB has product MGRPGRKGYSLPQLDVPDRSVDELLPAKMQRKAPLDMPELSEGEVIRHYTELSTRNHGVDSGFYPLGSCTMKYNPKVNEEVAGMPGFALVHPLQDQSTIQGALELLYKTEKELKEVTGMDRLTFQPVAGAHGELTGLMVIQAYHRAKGEERTKVLVPDSAHGTNPATATMAGYDVVQIPSNEQGLVDVKALKEALDEKVAALMLTNPNTLGLFEEEILEISKAVHEVGGLLYYDGANLNAIMGYARPGDMGFDVVHLNLHKTFATPHGSGGPGSGPIGVKEKLTPFLPVPLVEKDGADYYLNYELPQSIGKVHGFYGNFGVVVKAYTYLRMMGKEGLKQASADAVLNANYLMERLKKTYYLPYDRVCKHEFVLSAREQKKKGAGAGDIAKALLDYGYHPPTVYFPLIVEDALMVEPTETEGKETLDGFASTMEEIAEAINKDPEKIKSAPHTTVVGRLNEVKAAREPRLRWKRDDLK; this is encoded by the coding sequence ATGGGCCGTCCGGGAAGGAAAGGATATTCACTGCCACAACTAGATGTTCCTGATCGCTCTGTTGATGAACTGCTTCCGGCAAAGATGCAGCGAAAAGCACCCCTTGATATGCCGGAACTTTCAGAAGGAGAAGTTATAAGGCACTATACAGAACTTTCAACTCGCAACCACGGAGTTGACTCCGGATTCTATCCCTTAGGATCGTGCACTATGAAGTATAATCCAAAGGTAAATGAGGAAGTTGCCGGAATGCCGGGTTTTGCTTTAGTTCATCCTCTGCAGGATCAATCTACCATACAGGGAGCTTTAGAGCTTTTATATAAAACAGAAAAAGAATTAAAAGAGGTCACGGGAATGGACAGATTAACTTTTCAGCCTGTGGCCGGAGCTCATGGTGAATTAACGGGCCTGATGGTGATTCAGGCTTACCATAGAGCAAAAGGAGAAGAGAGAACTAAAGTATTGGTGCCGGATTCCGCTCATGGCACAAATCCTGCCACAGCTACCATGGCTGGTTATGATGTAGTTCAGATTCCCTCAAATGAACAAGGCTTAGTAGATGTAAAAGCATTAAAAGAGGCTTTAGATGAAAAGGTAGCAGCTCTGATGCTAACAAACCCAAACACTTTAGGTCTTTTTGAGGAAGAAATCTTAGAAATCTCTAAAGCTGTTCATGAAGTTGGTGGACTCCTATATTATGACGGTGCAAATTTAAACGCTATCATGGGTTACGCCCGCCCTGGAGATATGGGTTTTGATGTAGTTCACTTAAATTTACACAAAACCTTTGCTACTCCTCATGGTTCCGGCGGCCCGGGGAGCGGTCCTATTGGGGTGAAAGAAAAACTGACACCTTTTCTTCCGGTACCCTTAGTTGAAAAAGACGGAGCGGATTACTATCTAAACTATGAGCTACCTCAAAGCATTGGTAAAGTTCATGGCTTTTATGGGAACTTTGGTGTAGTAGTAAAAGCATATACTTACTTAAGAATGATGGGAAAAGAAGGGCTTAAGCAGGCAAGTGCCGATGCTGTATTAAATGCTAACTACCTTATGGAGCGTCTTAAGAAAACCTATTACTTGCCCTATGATAGGGTTTGTAAACACGAGTTTGTTTTATCGGCTCGGGAGCAAAAGAAGAAAGGGGCCGGGGCCGGGGATATTGCTAAAGCCTTATTAGATTATGGCTACCATCCCCCCACAGTTTACTTCCCTCTTATAGTAGAAGATGCTCTCATGGTAGAGCCAACAGAGACAGAAGGAAAAGAAACTCTGGATGGCTTTGCCTCAACCATGGAAGAAATAGCAGAAGCTATCAATAAAGACCCTGAAAAAATAAAAAGTGCTCCGCATACCACTGTGGTGGGAAGATTAAATGAAGTAAAGGCCGCTCGAGAACCCAGGCTACGCTGGAAAAGAGATGATTTAAAATGA
- the gcvH gene encoding glycine cleavage system protein GcvH yields the protein MMNWEFREGLKYSKDHEWVRVDEGNLVIVGITDYAQHKLGDVVFVELPEVDDEVKAGESMGVIESVKAVADVFSAIDGVVTEVNEDLLDQPELLNQEPFEGGWIAKIELSNEGQLNELLDMEGYKEFIRQEEEG from the coding sequence ATGATGAATTGGGAATTTCGTGAAGGTTTAAAGTACAGTAAGGATCATGAATGGGTGCGGGTAGATGAAGGTAACTTGGTGATTGTGGGCATAACTGATTATGCCCAGCATAAATTAGGCGATGTTGTCTTCGTAGAGCTTCCGGAGGTTGATGATGAAGTAAAAGCTGGAGAAAGTATGGGAGTTATCGAATCGGTAAAGGCGGTAGCCGATGTCTTTTCTGCTATTGACGGTGTTGTTACTGAAGTAAACGAAGACCTCCTTGACCAGCCGGAGCTTCTTAACCAGGAGCCCTTTGAAGGTGGTTGGATTGCTAAAATAGAGCTGAGCAATGAAGGGCAGCTTAATGAGTTATTGGATATGGAGGGATATAAAGAGTTTATCCGCCAGGAGGAGGAAGGATAA
- a CDS encoding lipoate--protein ligase family protein: protein MKLQETWRLIHDSPLPGKINMKRDLDLLKEVCEGRSKPVLRFYSWSPPALSLGFFQKAEEIVDIEACRQLGIDIVRRPTGGRALLHHRELTYSVIVPEGHPLIPKSVLESYKLLSQGIISGLGALGIKADLAPSQGRGKGLAPGACFDSPSAYEIQILGKKVVGSAQVRRRGGLLQHGSILQELPVDLYRQILKPCGDAFSLDSLEKKAAGLKDLGFKIADDELACEIKKGFSEIFHVKFIAGKEEAKEWSTIN, encoded by the coding sequence ATGAAGTTGCAGGAAACCTGGCGTTTAATTCATGATTCACCACTACCAGGGAAAATTAACATGAAAAGAGATTTAGACCTTTTAAAAGAAGTTTGTGAAGGTCGATCAAAGCCTGTCCTCCGTTTTTATAGCTGGTCACCTCCGGCTTTATCTTTAGGTTTTTTTCAAAAAGCAGAAGAGATAGTAGATATAGAAGCCTGCCGACAACTGGGGATAGATATAGTGAGGCGACCTACAGGGGGTCGGGCGTTACTTCACCACAGAGAGCTGACATACAGTGTGATTGTTCCTGAAGGGCATCCCCTTATTCCTAAAAGTGTCTTAGAATCATATAAGCTATTAAGCCAGGGTATTATTAGCGGTCTTGGTGCTCTGGGCATAAAAGCAGATTTAGCCCCTAGCCAGGGTAGAGGTAAGGGACTGGCCCCCGGGGCCTGCTTTGATAGTCCCTCTGCTTATGAAATTCAAATCTTAGGTAAAAAAGTAGTAGGCAGTGCTCAGGTACGGCGGCGGGGAGGACTGCTGCAGCATGGTTCAATATTACAAGAGCTTCCCGTTGACCTGTACCGGCAGATTTTAAAGCCCTGTGGGGACGCTTTCTCTTTAGACTCTTTAGAGAAAAAAGCTGCCGGGTTAAAAGATCTTGGCTTTAAAATAGCAGATGATGAGTTAGCCTGTGAAATTAAAAAAGGTTTCTCTGAAATATTCCATGTAAAATTCATTGCAGGAAAGGAGGAAGCAAAAGAATGGAGCACTATCAACTAG
- a CDS encoding RNA-guided endonuclease InsQ/TnpB family protein, translating to MTMQITVKIKLQPTKKQADLISATKNEYIRLVNQIVSEYVEADENLKYSSKDVKAFLPSALKNQAIQDARSIFVKYKKQRIANDRLEPENQREIKVPILKKPVSIWNNQNYSLQSNILSFPVWLDGKSKRIAVNAVLTEYQLNKLTGKLGSLRITEKSGKYIAQIAVDAVEEHTDADKTMGVDVGLKIPAVAVVEGGKTKFFGNGRQNKFIKRKHRSTRRKLGQLKKLSAIRKRHDKEQRWMKDQDHKVSRQIINFAKEHNVGTIHLEKLSGIRQTARTSRKNEKNLHNWSFYRLAQYIEYKATLAGMKVKFVDPKHTSQKCPQCCALNKAKDRNYQCGCGFIAHRDRVGAINIISATVADGHSLPA from the coding sequence ATAACTATGCAAATCACCGTCAAGATTAAACTGCAGCCTACAAAAAAACAGGCTGACTTAATCTCTGCAACAAAAAACGAATATATCCGGCTCGTTAATCAGATTGTCTCAGAATACGTTGAGGCGGATGAGAATCTGAAATATTCCAGTAAGGACGTAAAAGCATTTCTTCCCAGCGCTTTAAAGAATCAGGCTATACAGGATGCAAGAAGCATCTTTGTAAAGTACAAAAAACAACGTATTGCTAATGACCGATTAGAGCCTGAAAACCAAAGGGAGATCAAGGTGCCGATTCTAAAGAAACCGGTATCGATATGGAATAATCAAAACTATTCACTGCAAAGTAATATCCTTTCTTTCCCCGTTTGGTTAGATGGTAAATCAAAGCGGATTGCCGTCAATGCAGTTTTAACAGAGTATCAACTAAATAAACTAACGGGTAAGCTGGGTAGTCTACGTATCACAGAGAAATCAGGAAAATATATTGCACAGATTGCTGTAGACGCTGTAGAAGAACATACGGATGCCGACAAAACAATGGGTGTGGACGTAGGCCTTAAGATTCCTGCCGTTGCCGTTGTGGAAGGTGGTAAGACGAAGTTCTTTGGTAATGGCAGACAAAACAAATTCATTAAGCGTAAACATCGTTCAACACGAAGAAAACTCGGCCAGCTTAAAAAACTATCAGCCATTCGCAAGCGCCACGATAAAGAACAACGCTGGATGAAAGATCAAGATCATAAAGTAAGTCGCCAGATTATTAACTTTGCCAAAGAACATAATGTGGGAACCATTCACCTGGAAAAACTCTCTGGTATTCGCCAGACGGCAAGAACAAGCCGTAAAAACGAAAAGAATTTGCACAACTGGTCTTTTTATCGCTTGGCTCAGTATATCGAATACAAAGCAACATTAGCCGGTATGAAGGTAAAATTCGTAGATCCAAAACACACCAGTCAAAAATGCCCACAATGCTGTGCACTCAACAAAGCCAAAGATAGAAATTATCAGTGCGGTTGCGGATTTATTGCACATCGGGATCGAGTGGGTGCGATAAATATTATATCTGCAACTGTGGCAGATGGTCATAGTCTGCCAGCATAG
- the gcvT gene encoding glycine cleavage system aminomethyltransferase GcvT: protein MSEPKKTPLYDLHVELKAKVVDFNGWLLPVQYHGIIAEVHATREKAGLFDVSHMGEIMVEGKNAEEFLQRVLTNDVSKLKDNKIIYSPVCYPHGGTVDDILVYRYNKEKYLLVVNAGNTSKDFEWFQDNLTEGVSLKNISPEIAQLALQGPNSQKILQEITKTQLDNIMYYGFVSKSEVAGINCIISRTGYTGEDGFELYCPVEDATYLWRALFDASEKTQGDLVPVGLGARDVLRFEAALPLYGHELSKDITPLEAGLNRFVSFDKEVGFIGKEALLKQKEEGIKRKVMGLEMLERGIPREGYKIKKGEEEIGWVSSGSLSPTLDKYLGMAFLDVDKAKVGDEVLVAIRKREYRARVVKLPFYRRDK, encoded by the coding sequence GTGAGTGAACCTAAAAAAACCCCTCTGTATGACCTTCATGTAGAGCTAAAAGCTAAGGTTGTTGACTTTAATGGTTGGCTTCTCCCGGTCCAATACCATGGGATAATTGCTGAAGTTCATGCTACCAGAGAAAAGGCAGGACTTTTTGATGTATCTCATATGGGGGAAATTATGGTAGAAGGTAAAAATGCAGAAGAATTTCTGCAGAGAGTCTTGACTAATGACGTTTCAAAGCTAAAGGATAACAAAATAATTTATAGTCCCGTATGTTATCCTCACGGAGGTACCGTAGATGACATATTAGTCTATCGCTACAATAAAGAAAAATATCTCCTGGTTGTAAATGCCGGGAATACATCAAAAGATTTCGAGTGGTTTCAAGATAACCTGACAGAGGGAGTGAGTTTAAAAAACATCTCCCCTGAAATAGCTCAGCTAGCCCTACAAGGGCCAAACAGCCAAAAAATACTCCAGGAAATAACTAAAACTCAGTTAGACAATATAATGTATTATGGTTTTGTTTCTAAGAGTGAAGTAGCCGGCATTAACTGTATTATTTCTCGCACCGGGTATACTGGTGAAGATGGTTTTGAGTTATATTGTCCTGTCGAAGATGCTACTTACCTTTGGAGAGCTTTGTTTGACGCCAGTGAAAAAACTCAGGGAGATTTGGTGCCGGTAGGATTGGGAGCCCGAGATGTCCTACGCTTTGAAGCGGCCCTACCTCTTTACGGTCATGAGCTATCAAAAGACATCACCCCCTTAGAAGCTGGGCTTAACAGATTTGTCTCTTTTGACAAGGAGGTTGGCTTCATAGGCAAAGAGGCACTACTCAAGCAAAAGGAAGAAGGCATAAAAAGAAAAGTTATGGGGCTGGAAATGCTGGAGCGCGGAATCCCCCGGGAGGGTTATAAAATAAAAAAAGGAGAGGAGGAAATAGGCTGGGTAAGCAGCGGGTCTTTGTCTCCCACCTTAGATAAGTATTTAGGGATGGCCTTCTTGGATGTTGACAAAGCTAAAGTAGGAGACGAGGTTCTAGTAGCTATTCGTAAACGAGAATACAGAGCCCGGGTAGTAAAACTACCATTTTATAGGAGGGATAAATGA
- a CDS encoding FAD-binding oxidoreductase — protein sequence MKRPNYFIKTERAFSGVRKSAWIVTLAVAIGGQFYPRLGLLVPFMAALIGMSFLKGRHWCGNYCPHGSFFDFLLLPISRNKKIPTLLISKITVVLFFLFFMFNLSRRFWTVFQNIANISLLDSVGMIFSTTYLMVLIVGGLLAVLITPRTWCQFCPMGTIQTLSYKLGKAIGLAQSQDEKVTVEHADLCHSCGKCARVCPMQLTPYKEFEENNNQFNDERCIKCSTCVENCPAGILSLSTAKQADELKEKADLDGFQESAYYKGEIKEVRELKQDIKEYTIKLLAPAKMNLTPGQFILIKIDDDLSRAYTISSANKEGTQISITVKRLEDGYGTNLLFDKFKEGDRVEIKGPMGKELRIDHKKKKLLFVANGIGITPFVAAAQNLLEYRDTYNFDGDITLLYGVRYEDDLIYDDLFTRLARKHPNFHYYKTLSRQDSINARKGYVTNILNEIEIDADTTVYICGTKAMAQDIQKILLEKGIPQESISYEDFAA from the coding sequence ATGAAACGTCCTAATTATTTTATTAAAACCGAAAGAGCCTTTTCCGGCGTAAGGAAATCTGCCTGGATTGTAACTTTAGCAGTAGCCATAGGTGGTCAGTTTTACCCCCGCCTGGGGCTTCTGGTTCCTTTTATGGCTGCATTAATCGGTATGAGCTTTTTGAAGGGGAGGCACTGGTGTGGAAACTACTGTCCCCATGGTAGCTTCTTTGACTTTCTGTTGCTACCGATAAGCAGAAACAAGAAAATCCCCACTCTTTTAATTTCTAAAATCACCGTGGTTCTGTTTTTCCTGTTTTTTATGTTTAACCTTTCAAGACGCTTTTGGACAGTATTTCAAAATATCGCCAACATCTCTCTGTTAGACAGTGTGGGCATGATATTTTCAACCACCTATTTAATGGTACTGATTGTGGGAGGCCTTCTGGCAGTTTTAATTACTCCCAGAACATGGTGCCAGTTTTGTCCCATGGGTACTATCCAGACTTTATCCTATAAGCTGGGTAAAGCCATAGGGTTGGCACAGTCGCAGGATGAAAAAGTCACTGTAGAACATGCAGATCTGTGCCACTCCTGCGGAAAGTGCGCCCGGGTCTGCCCCATGCAGCTGACCCCTTATAAAGAGTTTGAAGAAAACAATAACCAGTTTAACGACGAACGGTGCATCAAGTGCAGCACCTGTGTTGAAAACTGTCCCGCCGGCATTCTTTCGCTGTCCACAGCCAAGCAGGCTGATGAGTTAAAGGAAAAAGCAGATCTCGACGGTTTTCAGGAAAGCGCATACTACAAAGGCGAAATCAAAGAAGTAAGAGAGCTTAAGCAGGATATCAAAGAGTACACCATTAAATTACTGGCACCCGCCAAAATGAACTTAACGCCGGGACAGTTCATCTTAATTAAAATAGATGACGATTTATCCAGAGCCTATACCATTTCTTCGGCCAACAAAGAAGGGACGCAAATCAGCATAACCGTCAAAAGGCTGGAGGATGGCTACGGTACCAATCTTCTCTTTGATAAATTTAAAGAGGGTGACCGTGTAGAGATAAAGGGCCCCATGGGCAAAGAGCTGCGCATCGACCACAAAAAGAAGAAACTCCTCTTTGTAGCCAACGGTATCGGCATCACCCCATTTGTGGCCGCCGCACAAAACCTATTGGAATACAGAGACACGTACAACTTCGATGGAGACATTACCCTCCTGTATGGTGTGAGGTATGAGGATGACTTAATTTATGACGATCTTTTCACCAGATTAGCCCGTAAACATCCAAATTTCCACTATTATAAAACCCTCTCCCGCCAGGACAGCATTAACGCCAGAAAAGGTTACGTAACAAACATTCTAAATGAAATCGAAATAGATGCAGATACCACCGTCTATATCTGCGGTACAAAAGCCATGGCCCAAGATATTCAGAAAATCCTCCTGGAAAAAGGTATCCCGCAAGAATCCATCAGCTACGAAGACTTTGCAGCCTAA